The genomic region TGGTTGACTTCAAAAGAAACACCTTTAACGACTGGTCTACCTTTATAGGACTTCTGTAAATTGTCTGCTCTTAGTTGTTGCATAAAACAAAGATACTTTTTATAATTCTGAATTTAGAATTTCTTAGATTGCACTATTATTAAAAACTAAGTTAAGAGAATTTAGTCTGTCATAAATTGGTTTAAAATATCCTTCTATGATTCTATGCTCTCAACTCATAACTCTTAATTCATAAAATGGCTTTCCCTAGATTTCTTATGGGCGATAACGCTCACCATCCCGAAGATATTTTTGTAGTCCATCTCGATTATCCTCGATTTGTAATTAATTTAAAAGATGATACACTAGAATTTCTTGAAGATATTGAAAAGAAAGATAAAGAAGAACTGGAAGAAGAGACTAAAAACCTTATAGAAGAGGCCAGCCGTTTTTATGACGAGCAGTGTGCTTTATATGATCAAGAGTAATGGAAGATCTCATACAGCTAGACTGGGACATGATGCTTTTCCTCAATGATTGGGGAAATGATACTGTTGATTTAATATTTAACATCATTACTTATAAGTTCTATGCCATTCCTCTATACTTATATCTTCTTTATATATTGTATAAAAAACTCCCTAAACGTGAATTAATTATTGCGCTTATAACCATAGCAATTCTAGTCGCAGTAAGTGATCAAGTAGCGATGCTTTTCAAAAACACATTAGTCCAGCGATTAAGACCTTTTAGAGAACCTGCATTAGATGGTTTAATTTCTAAGGTAGGTAAAAGTGGAGGAACCTTTGGTTTTTATAGCGGTCATGCTAGTAATGCTATGGCACTTGCTGTGTTTATGTGGCAAATGCTTAAAAAATCACATAAAACCATAGGAGTCTTACTTTTTATATGGGCTGTTCTAGTGGCTTATAGTCGTGTTTATCTTGGAGTACATTATCCTGGAGATGTTTTGATGGGTATGTTTATGGGGACTGTTATAGGGTGGCTATGTTATCGATTATACGCTTTCGCGAAAGCGAAATATACACCAGCTTCTTCTTCTTGATAAACTCTATCCAATGAAAAAAGATTTTACCTTTGAGGTAGCAACTTTATGGAAGAAAGGGCAGTTTGAAAATCCTAAAACTCATATTTCTCAAATCGCAGGAAAAAAAGATATGATAATATCTGCCGCTCGAGAGTTTAAAGGAGATGAGTGTCATTATAATCCCGAAGACTTTTTATTAAACGCGCTCTCTTCTTGCCATATGATGTCCTATTTCTATGTGTGCCAGCAGTATGGGATAGAGATTTTGGAATATAGTGATAAGGTGACAGGTACATTATTATTAAATGATAATGCTAGTGGTGCTTTTCAAAAAATTGTCCTTCAGCCCAAAGTAATAATTTTGGATGTTGATCAAGTAACATTAGCTACCAGTTTGCATAATCAAGCGCACCAGTTATGTTTTATAGCAAATTCTGTCAAGTTTGAAGTTGAAATAAAGCCGATTATAGAAACTCGTTAACATTTTTTTAAGAGCTCATTAAACTTTTAGATTTTTTAATAGTCTAAGTTTTAAATTAATAAACAGTGCTTTAAATGAAAGCGCATAACTCTTAAATGTATGAATCAATCAAAAATTAAATTACTCCTTACTTATATAGGAATTGCGGTAATGTGTACCGCAGGAGTTTACTCTTGTACGTCTAGCGATGACGATAATGGTAATGATACTGATGACGGAAGCGGTAATGGTACGACAGAGTTACACGCAGCTTTTGCAGAGTTTGATACCAGTAATGTCACTATTATGATGAGTGGCACATCTTCTGTAAATATAGAGACTAATGGTATGCCTAACCATACATCACCTTACTGGTCTAGTACAAACGTACGTTCTATAACAGGTCCTAATGGTAACGTGGTAGTAACTGGTCCTGCAGCTACTGATCATCCATTATATGTAGATCCAGTTGTTACAAGTGGAGATCAAATGGCACCAGGAAACATAGACGATTTTAATGGTTCATTTTCTTTAACTGTTCCATCTAGTCCAACGCTAGCCAGCAATTCATCAGCTACCGGATTAGGAGCTATAGGTATTGCAATTAGTGGTTCAGTTATTTATAATGATGAAGAAGGACCTAACGTACCGCTGGATAGTGCTGTAGGATCTTTAGATTATACGGCGGCACACACAGGACCACAAAGTTATCATTATCACTTAGAACCTAAAGCTTTCTCTGATGATGATGATGCATTAGTTGGTATTATCAGTGATGGTTTCTTTATTTATGGTAGAAAATGTGCTTCTACAGGAACATATCCTACTGATCTAGACGCATCTGGTGGTCATACTTCTATTACACAGCACACGACAACTGCAGAGTATCATTACCATATACAAAATACGGTTTACTTAAATCAATATTATATCATATTCCCTGGCGATTATCAAGGCACACCTAATAACATACAGTAGTATATTAATCTTATTACTTTTAATGGGCTGTAAAACAGATCCAAATCATGTTGTATTAACGACTGAAAAGTTAGAGATTGATATAGCTCAATTAGATTTAAGACCTAATGAAGGGCTCATGTATTATAACGATGAGCCTTTTACAGGTTTTTCTATAACAAGTTATCCTAATGGTATAGTTGCACAAAGGATTCAATATCTTAATGGATTACGTCATGGATTATATGAAAAGTGGTTTGTTGATGGTACTTTGAGTTTTCAATCCCAGTATGAGAATGGATTACAACATGGAGCGTCTATATCTTGGTGGAAAAATGGTCACAAACGTTCTCAAAGTAATTTTGAGAATGGTATAGCTCAAGGTGCTCAATTTCAATGGTATACTAATGGATCTATTTTTAAAGAAATACAATTGATTGATGGACGTGAGCAAGGCATGCAAAAATCTTACCGACAGAATGGTAAATTATATAATAATTATGAAGCTAAAAATGGCAGAATCTTCGGACTCAAAAAGGCAACACTTTGCTTCTCTCTCGAGAATCAAGAGATCGTTACTGATACTTTGTAATATTATTTTAATTATCAGTTGTGGCTCAAAAGAACAAAATACTAATACTGTAGTAGACCAGGTAGAAAGTAGAGTAGAGGAATTGCCCTATTATAATGAGGCTAATTTTACACCACGTTGGTTCTCAAAAGACAGTGACTCGCTTAAGGACTTTCATAGTATACCTGATTTTTCTTTTATCAATCAAGAAGGTGATATTATCACACAAGATTACTACAAGGATAAAATATATATCACTGATTTCTTTTTTACTGTGTGTCCTGGTATATGTCCAGCAATGACCAAAAATATGAGTCGCCTTCAAAGTGAATTTTTAAATGATAGTGAAGTATTATTACTATCACATTCAGTGACACCAGATTATGATACACCTGCTGTTTTAAAAGATTATGCTCAACGCATGGGTGTCAACGCTGCAAAATGGAATCTAGTTACTGGTGATAAAGAGCTTATTTATAATCTAGGTAGAAATCATTATTTTGTGGAAGAAGATCTAGGAACAACTAAAAATGTTAATGATTTTCTACATACTGAAAACTTCATTCTAATAGATAAAAATAAACGTATTCGTGGAATATATAATGGATTAAATAAAGCCTCAGTAAATCAACTAATAGCAGATGTGAAGACCTTACAAGCTGATTAAGAGGTTTCTAATTCAAAACTTCAAATGACAATTTCAAACCTGAAATTATCATACTAGTTCCTATTATGGCAATGATTAATCCCATTAATTTTCCAATTACTGAAATGACATTGTCACCTATCTTTTTTGCAATAACATCACTTAATGAAAACGCGATGTAATTGAGCAAGCACATTAAGGCAAATACTACTATAATCACAGCAATACTCATGTATGATGAGGTGTTTGCTACAAAGTTAGTTGCCGTTACAATAGTACCAGGACCCGCCAAAATAGGTATTGCTAGTGGTGAAATAGCAATGTTTTCATCATAATTAACGGTTTTAAGTCTCTTAATATTGGACTTTTTTGACTGTAACATTTCAAAACCTACAAAGAATATTAAAATTCCACCTGCGATTTTAAATGCTGGGATAGTAATACCAAAAAGCTCAAAAATATAATTTCCTAACAGCACAAATGTGGTCACGATTATAAAAGCTACAATAACGGCTTTTAAATTTATTCTTTGCTTTGTTTCTTTATCTGCACCATCAGTTAAGGTTAAAAAGATAGGCATATTAGAAATAGGATTCATAATAGCAAAAAAGCCAGTGAATACAGTAAAGGCAAAGGTTAATAGATCTTCCATTAATATTTTTAATGTGTCAGTATACAACGTGTTAGGACAGTTAACAGATGATTAGCTGCCTTATTTTAATCATGCAATAATAAACAAAATACAGGTCTATGCTTGTGGACAGTTCAAGCATTGAATGATTTTTATATCATAAAAAGATTTAATAAAACTTCAAAGCAGTTGCTGTCATGTGTTTAGGTATATCAAACGCATCTACCAGATACTGGCTCTCATTCTTTAATTCTTTACACAATTTTTGAACGAGCTTGTTAATGGCGAGTGATTTTGAGCCTGAGATATAATCATGTTCTAGATACCAGCCTTTATTTTCTTCTATACGATGCAATGCATAAAGGTTTTTTAATGAGGTAAGTATATCTTTTACGCTTTTGTTTTCCTGTTCTTCAATCTTTGCGATAAATCTTTCTAAAACAATACGGTCAATATAAGCGCTTGCCATATCTATTAAGTGCACTTGAGTGTCTAGAAAAGCGTCATAGCTATCCACACCATTTTTAATTTTCTTATTTAATCTCATTGCTAGTGAACGTAGAGAGTATTCCTCGCGATAAGTAAAAGCACTGAGTTGAAAATCATTTTCTAATAAATGATCTTCTGATGTGTCTCTAGTTACTAGTGGATTCAATTCACTCAAATTTGTGGAGGCTATATTTGAAATGTATTTTAAAGTGTCCCACCAGTCCATACGACCAAATTGCTTTTTGAAATAGGTCAAACGACTTTTGGCGGTAAGTTGTAACAATACCGTATTGTCTCCTTCAAATGTGGTAAAAATGTCAGTATCTGCTTTTAATCGATCAAAGTACATCTCGCTTAAATATCCTTTTCCTCCACAAGCTTCTCGACAAGTTTGAATCGTTTCAGTAGCATTCCATGTGCTTAACGACTTCAATCCAGCGGCTAGAGCTTCCATTTGTTGAGCGTCGTGATTTAAATCACTAGTGTATTCTCTCAATAAGTGCTCATGCGCGATGTCATATGCATAAGCATTTGCTATAAGTGGCATTAACTTTTTTTGATGTGTTGGGTAATCCATTATTGATTGCTCCTCTTTCCCTGGTGGACCAAACTGTTTGCGATCTAAGGCAAAATAAACAGCCATATTTAAAGCTTTCTTGGAAGCAGTATTTCCAGCAATAGGGACACAAAGCCTTCCACCAACTAAGGTTCCTAACATAGTAAAGAAACGTCTGGACGAGCTACTTATAGGACTGGTGTATTGTCCTTCTTCATCTACATCACCAAATTTGTTGAGTAAATTTTCTTTTGGGATTGTAACCTTATCAAAATGTAATGTCCCATTATCTACACCATTAAGCCCCATTTTATGACCATTATCGCCTATCGTAATTCCAGGCATAGTTTCACCTTGTTTATTTCTAATGGGAACTAAAAAAGCATGTATTCCATATTCTTCCTCATCCACGATAAGCTGTGCAAAAACAGTTGCCATTTGAGCATGCATAGCAGCGTTACCTATATATGTTTTTCTATCATTTTGTGTTGGTGTATGAATAATAAATGATTGATCATCTGGTTGGTAAGTAGCCGTAGTTTGTAAAGCTTTTACATTGCTGCCATGGTGCATTTCTGTCATTGCAAAACAGCCAGGTAAAGCCATCGTACCTATGTCTATTAAATACTTATCGTGATGATAATTAGTACCTAAAGATTCTACACTACCACCGAACAACCCAAAATGTACACCGAATTTTATTGTTAGACTCAAATCATATTTTGCTATTTCTTCAAATACAGAAGCATATTGCACCATGGAATCAGATCCTCCATAAGCAGATGGATAAGCAAGTTTACCTAGTCCAGCATCAGCAAGTTCTTGAGTCCATTGCAATACTTTTTCTCTTCTGGTAAATAAATCATCGTTGTGACTTTCAATCTCTACCTTATGTGGATCTAGAATACTTTGTACTTTATTCTTTATGTCGGTATTTCCATGTTGTAGTAAAGTCTTTAAAGCCTTGGAATATGGGGCTTCAGACCTTTTTAAATTAGAATCTACCTTAAATAATGCAGGATTAAAATCATCTATAAATCGTATAGCTTCATGACTTGAAACACCTAGGTAATTTTCAATTTGCTGTAACGACTGTTTTGTCTTTTCATTTGCCCATTCTTCTAGGTTTGGTTTTTTAGCCAGTACCGTTCCTAGAGAATATAAATCTTGTTTTTCACTTAAGTCCAGCACATCAGCATGCTGTTTTATATACTTTTTCCAATAAACTAATTCTCTTGCAGATGGTGGATGACTAGGGTCTAGCCACTTTGAAATCAGTTGTTTTGTTGCGTCAGTGATGGTGTTGTTATCATCAATCTGATTTTTTATATAATCGATTTCATGTTTTTCTAATATACCATCAGCCCATGCGATATACAATAAAGGTAGAAATGGTAAAAGAGAATCTTGAATGTTAATGGAAGTTTTCATGTTACTTAATTTGTAAATCGCTTGTTTAACTGGTAGTAAGATACTTTGCTATTCTATATTATTAGCCTTATAAAATCTTAAAACTATTAGTAGATTTTAAATAGCATCGTATCGATCCTTTCCGACTCTCGGCGATGCTAAGAGCCACCTTTCCCATCTCAGAAATTTGCCTTAACAAATTATCAGGGATCAAGGAAAGGAGTTTTAATAAACAGAGATTTAAATAAACTCCTCGCCTTAGATCCTGCATCCGACGAGCTTTTTCAGCGAGAGGAATGCATAGGTGGGATTTCGCAGAAATCTCGGAGTGGTTGAAAGATGCTAGTTTTGACAAAAACCCCTAATCCATTCTCAATAGCTCATCCACCGTATTTGCCGTGACACTGTGGTAGTTGCCTCTTGCGGTTTTATAAATTTCTTTGGCTTCTTCTATTCGTTCCGCTTTCGCGAAAGCGGAAAATAAAGTAGTTACATACCAGCGACGTCCTACCGTATTTAAAAACTCAGCGATTTTTGTGTCGACATTGTTGTCATGGTAATTGTTCAAAATAGATTGCTCATACCAAACCATGGTGATGTAAGAATTGGTTGAATTGGTAAAGTCAAAGATGTTATCCAATTGTTGCATTTGCGCAGCAGAAATGTCGGTTGGAAAATTACGAATGAAGTGCACCCATTCTTGTGGTGTCCAGTTTGCTGTTGCAGCCACATCGATCTCGTTAGTGGCAATAAAGTCATTCAATGTTTTTTCTACGTTTGTGAAAGCGTCCGATTGAATAACGGCAGCGTTATCAGGAATTCCAGGCTGGTAAATCCATTCCTCAGTATTGAACGTGATGTTGTTTTTCTCTAGCAAATTCTCGTTGAGGTAAGTGATAAAATCTTCAGTGTTTGTGGTAGAAAAGGCATTCTTTTTAAAATAGGATTTTAAGAATGTATCCATGTTGTCACGTCCTACTTTTTCTTCTAAAGTTCTTAAAAATAAATAGCCTTTATCATAAGCGATGCTGTTCATTCCATCATCTGGATTACGACCTTTTAGATCCAGTTTTAGTTTGGTGTCATTAGGAGTTTCTTTCATTCCTTCTATTTCATCTTCAAGATCTTGTCTACCTATTAAGGCGAGCATATTAGCACGGTCTTTTCCGTATAATGCTTCCATAATGCGGATTTCAAAATAAACGGTAAAACCTTCATTAAGCCAGAAATCATTCCATGTTGCATTGGTCACCAAATTACCAGACCAAGAATGAGCCAACTCATGTGCCACAAGAGATGTCAAACTCTTATCGCCTGCAATAACCGTAGGAGTTGCAAAGGTCAATCGCGGATTCTCCATTCCACCGAAAGGAAAACTAGGTGGCAACACAATCACATCAAACTGTTCCCAGTCGTAATCTCCATATAGATTCTCTGCTGCAACAACCATTTTTTCCATATCTGAGAATTCTTCATGGACTTTTGCAAGCATGGACTTCTCGGCATAAACACCAGTACGTTCACTTATCTCTTTGTATTCTATATCTCCTACAGCAAGAGCAATTAGATAAGCCGGAATAGGCTGTACCATTTTGAAATTGTAAACACCATTTTTATTCTTTTCCTTAGGATTCTCCGCACTCATTACAGCCATCAATTCTTGAGGAACTTTTACAGTCGCATCATAAGTAATACGTATTTGCGGACTATCCTGAATAGGAATCCATGTGCGTGTCAATATAGCCTGACCTTGTGTAAATAAAAACGGATGGGCCTTGTCTGCCGTTTGTTGAGCAGTGAGCCATTGTAAGGCTTCTGTTTTTGCCGTGGTAGAGTAGGTGATGGCTATTTGCTTAGTGTCATCTTTAATTTGAATAGTCAAAGGTTGCCCTAATGATTCATCAAATTCACCCAACTCAAATTCAGTTGTTTCGCCATTTTGAGTAACTCGTTCAATTTCTAAAAATTTACTGTCTAGAATAATTGTTTTTGAGCCATTATTCTTAATATCATAAGTTGCGGTACCGCTTATCAATTGGCTTTCAAAATCTACATTGATGTCCAAATCTAGGTGTTTTATTATCGCATCATTAGGTTGTGCGTAGGAATGTGGTTCTTCTGTGTAGGGTTTAGAAGCTATTTCAGATTCAGTTTGTTTTTTTTCTTGGCAACTTGTTAAGATGATGACTATCGCTAGAAAAAGGAAAGCACTTTTTTTCATGTGTGGGATTTTGATAGTGCTAAGATAAGATTCTGTTGTTTGAAAAAAGTAATGTCGCATTAACAACGCTAAGTTTGTGGGCACGCGTTGTAAACGCTCGCTATTCTGGGTTTGAGAATGATTATAGAGTTACTTAATTACTATGAAAACCTATTGAAATTAAATTTAATTTTTCTTCTTTGTTTTCTTCTTTGTTTTCTTCTTTGTTTTCTTCTTTTCAAGCATAAAACTTTTGGAGTTACTTATAAAACCACTAAGGATAGACCCAATTAGGAAAAAAATAAAGACTTGACAAATTTGGATTGTTTGAGGTAAAAATGAAACAGGTTTTATATTGCTTAAAATAAATCCAGTAAAAGAATCTATCCAAACATCTCTATAGCTTACATAGGATATCGGATTCTTTCTGTATTCAATAAGGTTCTTTCTTCTTTCGAGCTTGTCGTTTATTGACGTTTTAATATTGTCTCTAACTACATTTAGTGTGGCTAGTTTATCATTAGAGTATTTGGAATATATTCTTAATGGAGTTTTTAATGGACGTGGTATTCCGCCACCACCTAATGACGATCTTAATCGTTCTGCTTTAGGTATTTCTAATTTAAATTTATCTATATAAATTAGTGTGTCTGTTTCATTATATAAAATAGAAGTGTCTAGTAAAATCGGTTCTTCAGTTTTGAGTAATGTCTCCAGTACTTCAAAATCATCAACCAGTTTTATTTCTTCATCGATTATCCTAGTTTGATACTCTAAAAAATCAGCATTATATGAATAGTTTTTTTATCTAATTCAAACAATACTAAATGGGTAATTGGAAAAAAAACTGTTATCAAACTTATTAAAAAAAGGATCTTGAATGAATTTCTGTATTTATTTTTATAACACTGGTAAGTAATTATGTAAACAGCAAGAAGAGTAATAAAAAATATAATCATGATGATTATTGAATTGCTACTTTGAACAAGAAATGGTAACATTAGCATAATGGCTATGTACATTACAACCATTGAGTCTTCTGTTATAAACTTTTTCATCTTCTTTTGCATAAATAAAGTAGTATATTTTCCATAATGAAAGCACGTTTTTCCTAAACAATCACAACCCCAACAATTCCCCAGCCGCGTCAAAAGGACTTTTCTTTTTACTTAAAACTTCCTGTTCTAGTACAGCGAGTTTTGCAATCACTTCTGGTCGGTTATAGAAATTAGTTTTGATAGCGTCTTCTATGGTCTGATGGAACCAGTACAATTCTTGTGCGTTGCGTTTATTGGTAAAGCTTTGGTTATCGGTAGCGTGTGTTTTATAGTTGTCAATTTCTTCTATGACTTCTGTAATTCCTACACCATTTAATCCACTACAAGTCAGTACTTGTGTAGGCCAGCCGTGGTCTTTTTGTGGCATGAGGTGAACAGCGTTTTTGAATTCGCGTCTTGCGTGCTTTGCGGCGGTTTGATTCTCGCCATCGGCTTTATTGATGATGATGGCATCAGCCATTTCCATAATGCCGCGTTTTATGCCTTGTAAATCGTCGCCAGCGCCAGCGAGTTTGAGTAATAAGAAAAAGTCGGTCATGGAATGGACTGCGGTCTCGCTCTGTCCTACGCCTACGGTTTCTACAATGATAAAATCATATCCTGCGGCCTCACATAAAATAATCGCCTCGCGTGTTTTGCGTGCCACGCCGCCTAATGTTGTTCCTGCTGGGCTAGGTCTTATGAAGGCTCGGTCGCTTTTGACCAATTCTTCCATGCGTGTTTTGTCACCCAAAATACTGCCTCGTGAGATATTGCTCGATGGATCTATGGCAAGTACGGCGACTTTTTTACCGCGTTCTATGAGTTGTCTTCCCAGCGATTCTATAAAGGTAGATTTTCCCACACCTGGTACACCAGTAATTCCTAATCTAAAGGATTTTCCAGACTCTGTTAAGGCTTGTTTTATAATCGCTTTCGCGAAAGCGGAATCACCACTAGCGGTACTTTCTACCAGAGTTATCGCACGACTTAACGCACTTACCTGACCAGCAAGTAAGTCCTTAAAAAGTGAATCGACATCAACAGTTCCTTTCTTACGTCGTGCTCGAGGATTTATATGTGAATTAGTGACCAATTATGCTTTTTGTGTGTGTTTTATTGCAAGAGTACCACCTATGTAGGCCATTGGGATATATGCCAGTGCGATATCCATAATGGTGAACCATATAGGACCTGGCAGCATCATATTTACAGCGATACCACCGATGAGAAAAAAGACACCTATTCCCATCGCAAATTTCATTTTGTGAGTAGCAGCAAGACGCGCTGCTATGTAAGCACCTACCAAGGTACCTAAAGCATGGGCTAAAAATGGAAAGATAAAATTTTCAACACCAAAATCAGGCATCGCTTTTTTTAGAGCTTCCATATCGCTTACATCCACACCTTCAATTGGGACTACAATATTGCCCAGTTCGATAAATCCCATGTTAACGACGTTACCTATGACTACTCCAGCGAGTACGGCTAGAATGTTTTTTACAATTGGATTCATAATGGTTGGTTTTTAAGATTTAAAAATAGTAATAATAGTTTTTACAGCAGTAAAAGCTCTTAGGTTTTCAAGCTTTCTGACTATCACATTGTTGGGCATGTTTCATTTCTTAATAGTATAGTGCCCTTATTGAAGTATGAGTTAAATTCAAAATTATGGCAGTTTGCGTTTGTAGAAGATTAATGTTTATTGAAAACTGATAGCTATTTTGAGTGCTACTATATGAATTTTATTATAAAATAAAAAAAGCCTTACTAAACAGCAAGGCATTTTTGAAATTATCTTTTCGCGTAAGCGTAATTTAAAAACTATCGTTCTAGAACCCATTCTCCTTTATTAATCAAAGGGATAGCGGCTTTATACTTCACTTCTTTAGTCTCGCCGTTCATTACATTCTTAATAGTGACTTTATCATTACGACCTATCTTAGGCTGGTCACGAGTAATGGTTTCAGTTACTGGTGGACGTTGTCCTGCGTTACTTGCTCCAGCTCCTACAGCACGGTTTTGTGCAGCACGTTCATCACTGTTTAAGATTTCTTCTTTTTGTGTAGTAGTTTTTTCTGCCTTACGTTGTTCTGCTTCTTGAATAGCTGCAGTGTCACGTGTAGGTAAATCACCCTTAAACATAAAGCTGATTACTTCTTTATTTACCTTATCAACCATTTTTTTGAAAAGCTCAAAAGCTTCAAACTTATAGATTAATAATGGGTCTTTTTGCTCGTGAACGGCTAGTTGAACACTTTGCTTTAATTCATCCATCTTGCGCAAGTGCGTTTTCCAAGAATCATCGATAATGGCCAGTGTAATGTTCTTTTCAAAATCAAGGACTAATGATTTTCCTTGAGATTCATAAGCCTTATCTAAATCTGTAGCAACGTTTAAAGTTTTTATTCCATCTGTAAATGGTACGGCGATGCGCTTGTACTGGCGCTCGTCATTTTCATATACATTTTTGATGACTGGATACACCTCTGTAGCGGTGCGTTCCATTTTTTCTTTATAATGCTGGTAAGCTGCTTTATAAACTATACCGGTAATGGTTTGCTCGTTTTTAGAACCGAATTCTGCTTCAGAAACTGGGCTACTCATTGAGAAGTAACGCATGATTTCAAATTCAAAGTTTTTATAATCTTGAGCTTGTTTATTAGTCTCGGTAACAACCTCGGCAATATCATAGACCATGTTTGCAATATCTACTGCAAGACGATCTCCAAACAAAGCATTATAACGACGCTTGTAAATCACTTCACGTTGCGCGTTCATCACATCATCATATTCTAGTAAACGCTTACGTACACCGAATGCGTTTTCTTCTACTTTCTTTTGAGCACGTTCAATAGACTTAGAAATCATAGAATGCTGAATTACTTCGCCTTCTTTCATTCCTAATCTGTCCATGGTTTTTGCCATGCGCTCAGAACCGAAGAGTCTCATTAAGTTATCCTCGAGAGAAACATAGAATTGAGAGCTTCCTGGATCACCTTGACGACCAGCACGACCACGTAATTGTCTATCTACACGACGTGAATCATGACGCTCTGTACCTATAATGGCAAGACCACCAGCGGCTTTTACTTCGTCAGACAATTTAATATCTGTACCACGACCAGCCATGTTAGTAGCAATAGTAATCTGTCCTGGATCACCAGCTTGTGCTACAATCTCTGCCTCGCGTTTATGCTGTTTTGCATTCAGTACGTTATGATCAATTCCTGCACGTTGTAAGGTGCGACTTAAAATCTCAGATATCTCAACTGAAGTTGTACCTATCAATACTGGACGACCAGCTTGTTTTAAACGTGTTACTTCTTCTATAACAGCGTTATATTTTTCACGTTTTGTTTTATAAACTAAATCCTGACGGTCATCACGAGCGATAGGCCTGTTAGTAGGTATTTCTACTACGTCCAGTTTATAGATTTCCCAGAATTCTCCTGCTTCTGT from Nonlabens arenilitoris harbors:
- a CDS encoding M1 family metallopeptidase; the encoded protein is MKKSAFLFLAIVIILTSCQEKKQTESEIASKPYTEEPHSYAQPNDAIIKHLDLDINVDFESQLISGTATYDIKNNGSKTIILDSKFLEIERVTQNGETTEFELGEFDESLGQPLTIQIKDDTKQIAITYSTTAKTEALQWLTAQQTADKAHPFLFTQGQAILTRTWIPIQDSPQIRITYDATVKVPQELMAVMSAENPKEKNKNGVYNFKMVQPIPAYLIALAVGDIEYKEISERTGVYAEKSMLAKVHEEFSDMEKMVVAAENLYGDYDWEQFDVIVLPPSFPFGGMENPRLTFATPTVIAGDKSLTSLVAHELAHSWSGNLVTNATWNDFWLNEGFTVYFEIRIMEALYGKDRANMLALIGRQDLEDEIEGMKETPNDTKLKLDLKGRNPDDGMNSIAYDKGYLFLRTLEEKVGRDNMDTFLKSYFKKNAFSTTNTEDFITYLNENLLEKNNITFNTEEWIYQPGIPDNAAVIQSDAFTNVEKTLNDFIATNEIDVAATANWTPQEWVHFIRNFPTDISAAQMQQLDNIFDFTNSTNSYITMVWYEQSILNNYHDNNVDTKIAEFLNTVGRRWYVTTLFSAFAKAERIEEAKEIYKTARGNYHSVTANTVDELLRMD
- the meaB gene encoding methylmalonyl Co-A mutase-associated GTPase MeaB, producing the protein MVTNSHINPRARRKKGTVDVDSLFKDLLAGQVSALSRAITLVESTASGDSAFAKAIIKQALTESGKSFRLGITGVPGVGKSTFIESLGRQLIERGKKVAVLAIDPSSNISRGSILGDKTRMEELVKSDRAFIRPSPAGTTLGGVARKTREAIILCEAAGYDFIIVETVGVGQSETAVHSMTDFFLLLKLAGAGDDLQGIKRGIMEMADAIIINKADGENQTAAKHARREFKNAVHLMPQKDHGWPTQVLTCSGLNGVGITEVIEEIDNYKTHATDNQSFTNKRNAQELYWFHQTIEDAIKTNFYNRPEVIAKLAVLEQEVLSKKKSPFDAAGELLGL